The genomic DNA TGGCGGCGGTGTCGAAGCCGATGCCGTGGTTGAGCCGGTTGACCTCGTACTCGGCGTAGATGCCCCGGATGGCCATCATGGCCATGAGCACCTGGATCTCGGAGATCTGCGCGGGGTCGCGCGTGAACAGGGGCTCGATGTAGTGGGGCGAGGGGCTGGGAATCACGAAGTCCACCCAGCCGCCGGGGATGTCCACCCGGGGCACGGCGTCGACCAGCTCGTTCACCTGGGCGATGACGATGCCGCGCTTGAAGGCGGTGGCCTCGACGATGACGGGCGTGTCCTCGGTGTTGGGCCCCGTATAGAGGTTGCCCGCCGCGTCCGCGGACTGGGCCGCCACCAGGCTCACCCGGGGCGTGAGGTCCACGAAGTAGCGCCCGAACAGCTCCAGGTAGGTGTGGATGGCGCCAATGGAGATGCGCCCGGCGCTCACGAGGCTCGCGAGCCGCGCGCTCTGGGGCCCGGAGAAGGAGAAGTCGAGCCGGCTCGCCACGCCCCTGTCGAAGACATCCAGGTGCTCGGGGAGCGCGAGCACGGATTGCACCAGATGCAGTCCGTGCACCTGCTTCGGGTCGAGCGAGGCGAGGGTCCGGGCCAGGAAGTCCGCCTGCTTCTGGTTGTTGCCCTCGAGGCAGACGCGGTCTCCGGGCTCGAGCACCCGCTCCAGGAGGGCGCGCGCCTGGCCGGCCTCCACGATCTTCCCTCGGCCGAGGCCCGCGGCTCGCGCCAGCCGGGCATCCCGGTCGCGGGCCTGTTGGTTCCAGTCGCGCATGCTCCGTCCTCGTGCCTGGAGGGCCGCCTGGTGGGCGGCCGGTGTCGGGAAGACCGGCGGCGCCATGTCTTCCGCGTTCTTGATGGTACGGTTACTTGTATACGCGAGCTGATAATTTCGAGCAAACGTATGCCGGATTCGTGCTAAATCGACTTGATGTATACTATCTTTTCGTCTTCAGCCGGGCCTGAGACGATGGGGCGGGAAGACCCATGAGCCTGAACGAACAGACGAGGGACGAGGCCTCCGAGGAGGAGCCGCTGGAGGAGCAACGCGCGCTCCTGTCCGAGCGGATCCGCTCGGCGCTGGCGGAGGAGATCACCACGGGGGCGTTGAAGCCGGGGGCGGCGTTGGACGAGCAGCAGCTCGCCACGCGCTTCGGGGCGTCGCGCACGCCGGTGCGCGAGGCCCTGCGGCAGTTGTCGGTGACGGGGATGGTGGAGATCCGCCCGCGCCGGGGCGTCGTCGTGACGCCGCTGACGCCCGAGCGCATCATGGACATGTTCGAGATGACGGCGGAGATCGAGGCCATGTGCGTGCGGCTGGCGACCTGGCGCATGACGCCGCTCGAGCGCAGCCAGTTGCAGCAGCTGCATGACGGCTCGGCGGAGATGGTGCGCGCGGGGGACCTGGACGCCTACGACGACTTCAACCGGCGCTTCCACGAGACGCTCTACCGGGCCACGCACAACCAGTTCATGGTGGAGCAGGCGGTGGCGTTGCGCACGCGCATGGGGGCGTTCCGCCGCACGCAGTTGCGGCAGGGGGACCGGATGAACCGCTCCCGCTCCGAGCACGACGAGCTCATGAGGGCCATCGCCCGG from Melittangium boletus DSM 14713 includes the following:
- a CDS encoding GntR family transcriptional regulator, whose amino-acid sequence is MSLNEQTRDEASEEEPLEEQRALLSERIRSALAEEITTGALKPGAALDEQQLATRFGASRTPVREALRQLSVTGMVEIRPRRGVVVTPLTPERIMDMFEMTAEIEAMCVRLATWRMTPLERSQLQQLHDGSAEMVRAGDLDAYDDFNRRFHETLYRATHNQFMVEQAVALRTRMGAFRRTQLRQGDRMNRSRSEHDELMRAIARGDGEEAARCMRAHLLNASSALTHYINAL